The following proteins are encoded in a genomic region of Brachypodium distachyon strain Bd21 chromosome 1, Brachypodium_distachyon_v3.0, whole genome shotgun sequence:
- the LOC100827248 gene encoding probable acyl-activating enzyme 1, peroxisomal encodes MASFAYNGNGSIKVRPAVAGHSHGGLAASRALLGARAAPLLLRRRMIGGGGSASLRRHRHELCPFAFQPCRSLAGMDQEEVVDMEAGTVLCAANYAPLTPISFIERAAVVYGGRAAVVYGETRQQTWKETRERCVRVAAALATRLAVARGDVVAVLSRNVPAMYELHFAVPMAGAVLCTLNTRHDAAMVSTLLEHSGAKVFFVESSLLDVGRAALKRLADSKTGAGSLPVLVPISDDGASSGDDDDGSSCTADYEGLIENAPSGFDIRWPLNELDPIALNYTSGTTSRPKGVVYSHRGAYLNTVATVLAYDITAMATYLWTVPMFHGNGWNLPWGVAMQGGTNICLRRFTAKVIFDNIVLHRVSHMGGAPTVLNMIINAPTADRKPLPGPVRVMTAGAPPPQRVIMGMEELGFMVYQMYGLTETYGPATVCTWMPEWDALPAEERARLKARQGFHHIAMQDVDVKKLDTMESVPSDGKTMGEVMFRGNTVMRGYYKDIDATKESMIGGWLHTGDLAVRNPDGYIQLKDRAKDIIISGGENISSIEVESVIFRHPAVLEAAVVSRPDDHWGETPCAFVKLKTGTNSTEAEIIDFCRERLPHYMAPKTVVFEDLPKTSTGKTQKFVLRERARVMGSLTRTDGCKI; translated from the exons ATGGCAAGCTTCGCGTATAATGGAAATGGAAGCATCAAG GTTAGACCAGCCGTAGCGGGACACAGCcacggcggcctggcggcgtcaCGCGCCCTGCTGGGGGCCCGAGCCgcgcctcttcttcttcgccgccgcatgatcggcggcggcggatcagCTTCGCTgcgccggcatcggcatgAGCTCTGCCCGTTTGCTTTCCAGCCATGCCGCAGTCTCGCGGGGATGGAtcaggaggaggtggtcgACATGGAGGCCGGAACGGTGCTGTGTGCGGCCAACTACGCGCCGCTGACGCCGATAAGCTTCATCGAGCGCGCCGCGGTGGTCTacggcggccgcgccgccgtggtcTACGGGGAGACGCGGCAGCAGACGTGGAAGGAGACCCGGGAGCGGTGCGTCCGCGTGGCCGCCGCACTGGCCACCAggctcgccgtcgcccgcgGTGACGTG GTCGCTGTTCTGAGCCGGAACGTGCCGGCGATGTACGAGCTGCACTTCGCGGTGCCCATGGCCGGCGCGGTGCTCTGCACGCTCAACACGCGGCACGACGCCGCCATGGTGTCCACCTTGCTGGAGCACTCCGGCGCCAAGGTGTTCTTCGTGGAGTCGAGCCTTCTTGACGTCGGTCGAGCCGCCCTGAAGCGCCTAGCCGACTCGAAAACAGGCGCCGGGAGCCTTCCGGTACTCGTACCCATCTCAGACGATGGTGCCAGCTCtggggacgacgacgacggctccAGCTGCACCGCGGACTACGAGGGTCTCATCGAGAACGCGCCTTCGGGGTTCGACATCCGATGGCCCCTGAACGAGCTTGACCCGATCGCGCTCAACTACACGTCTGGCACGACGTCACGGCCCAAGGGCGTGGTCTACAGTCACCGGGGCGCGTACCTCAACACCGTCGCGACTGTCCTCGCGTACGACATCACCGCCATGGCGACGTATCTATGGACTGTGCCGATGTTCCACGGCAATGGTTGGAACCTGCCGTGGGGCGTTGCCATGCAGGGTGGCACCAACATCTGCCTACGCCGCTTCACTGCGAAGGTTATCTTCGACAACATCGTGCTGCATAGGGTGTCACACATGGGCGGCGCGCCGACGGTGCTCAACATGATCATTAACGCGCCGACAGCGGACCGGAAGCCACTGCCCGGACCGGTGCGTGTTATGACGGCCGGCGCTCCACCACCGCAGCGTGTCATCATGGGGATGGAGGAGCTTGGCTTCATGGTGTACCAAATGTATGGTCTCACGGAGACGTATGGCCCGGCCACCGTCTGCACTTGGATGCCAGAGTGGGATGCCTTGCCAGCCGAGGAGCGTGCGCGACTAAAGGCGAGGCAAGGTTTCCACCACATCGCCATGCAAGACGTCGATGTTAAGAAGCTGGACACCATGGAGAGTGTGCCAAGTGATGGCAAGACGATGGGTGAGGTGATGTTCCGTGGCAACACCGTCATGAGAGGATACTACAAGGACATTGATGCGACCAAGGAATCAATGATCGGCGGGTGGCTCCACACAGGTGATCTTGCCGTGCGGAACCCGGACGGTTACATTCAGCTCAAGGACAGGGCCAAAGACATCATCATATCGGGCGGCGAGAACATAAGCTCAATTGAGGTAGAGTCAGTCATCTTCAGACACCCCGCTGTGCTTGAGGCAGCGGTCGTGTCGAGGCCGGATGACCACTGGGGGGAGACGCCATGCGCCTTCGTCAAATTGAAAACTGGCACCAATTCCACAGAAGCAGAGATCATTGACTTTTGCAGGGAGAGGCTACCTCATTACATGGCACCAAAGACGGTGGTGTTTGAGGATTTGCCGAAGACTTCTACaggaaaaacacaa